A genomic window from Fibrobacter sp. UWH6 includes:
- a CDS encoding tetraacyldisaccharide 4'-kinase yields the protein MKSVRRNLLKIAAACYRAAYLLHHKVALRPDLTLPKKLGSTKLIVVGSYRTGGAGKTPFCLWLAKRLSQPQNGPHTKGVAILCHSYAYDEIQMLREEIESLGDGGKQTGTSNFIEVIGTGNRHRTVLQLLQRKTPPAYIICDDGFEDSRLTGAVNIILRWKEDLPSEGGGIGQLWPAGPCRSLPEDHPQGESTLNLSCEDHIEFHIDRIANAQGESLPQSLGRFHRARAVCGIGSPKRFLKDLDSFGIPTVDNRLLKDHDRSFPKKLAALLEQFPEDAIIITQKDACRLDEKMRNHPNVFTVYQKVSVSLSAIHHIDLLLAGS from the coding sequence ATGAAATCAGTTCGACGGAACCTTCTTAAGATAGCCGCCGCCTGTTATAGGGCGGCGTATTTGCTACACCATAAAGTTGCCCTGCGCCCCGACCTCACCCTCCCAAAAAAACTGGGCTCCACGAAGCTGATCGTGGTGGGCAGTTACCGCACCGGCGGCGCCGGCAAGACCCCCTTCTGCCTCTGGCTGGCCAAGCGATTGTCACAGCCACAAAACGGGCCCCACACCAAGGGCGTCGCCATCCTCTGCCATTCCTACGCCTACGACGAAATCCAGATGCTCCGCGAAGAAATTGAATCCCTAGGGGATGGGGGTAAGCAGACCGGTACGTCTAATTTTATAGAGGTCATCGGGACAGGAAACCGCCATCGCACAGTCCTGCAGCTTTTACAGCGGAAGACTCCGCCCGCATACATCATCTGCGACGACGGCTTTGAAGACAGCCGACTTACGGGGGCAGTCAACATTATCTTGCGGTGGAAGGAAGACCTTCCCTCTGAAGGTGGCGGCATCGGGCAGCTATGGCCCGCAGGCCCCTGCCGAAGCCTTCCCGAGGACCACCCTCAAGGCGAAAGCACACTGAACCTCTCTTGCGAAGACCACATTGAATTTCACATAGACCGCATCGCAAATGCTCAAGGCGAATCGCTTCCTCAATCCCTGGGGCGTTTTCACCGGGCAAGAGCCGTGTGCGGAATCGGTTCCCCAAAACGTTTTTTAAAGGACCTGGATTCCTTCGGGATTCCTACGGTGGACAACCGCCTCCTGAAAGATCATGACCGCAGCTTCCCTAAAAAATTGGCGGCACTTCTTGAGCAGTTCCCCGAAGACGCAATCATCATCACGCAGAAAGACGCTTGTAGACTCGACGAAAAAATGCGGAACCATCCCAACGTCTTTACCGTTTACCAAAAAGTTAGCGTTTCCCTTTCTGCAATCCACCATATAGACCTGTTGCTCGCGGGATCGTAG
- the aroC gene encoding chorismate synthase — protein sequence MSSTFGKIFSVTTWGESHGAGVGSVLDGCPAGLPLDESDIQAELNRRRPGQNKMTTPRDEKDQVRILSGVFEGKTTGTPISFAVFNEDQRSHDYAEIQKWYRPGHADLCYDLKYGFRDYRGGGRSSARETIGRVAAGAVAKKLLKQVAGTEIIAWVNSIGEVDCGPLDLNTLTLEQIEASPVRCPDPAASAKMEEVVMDARTKCDSVGGTVCLLVKNPPVALGEPVFDRLDALLAQAMLSIPASKGFEIGSGFAAARMHGSEHNDELFFDGHNYHTKTNNAGGSLGGISNGEPIYCKVAFKPTATISQNQNTAGRGGENGQLLAKGRHDPCVAVRAPVIVESMAALVLADLFLQQKRHCL from the coding sequence ATGTCTAGCACATTTGGTAAGATTTTTTCCGTTACGACCTGGGGTGAATCCCATGGCGCAGGCGTAGGCTCCGTCCTTGACGGTTGCCCTGCAGGACTCCCCCTCGACGAATCCGACATCCAGGCCGAACTGAACCGCCGTCGCCCCGGTCAGAACAAGATGACCACCCCCCGCGACGAAAAGGACCAGGTTCGCATCCTTTCTGGCGTTTTTGAAGGAAAAACAACGGGTACACCCATTTCCTTCGCGGTCTTTAACGAAGACCAGCGCAGCCACGACTACGCCGAAATCCAGAAGTGGTACCGTCCGGGCCACGCCGACCTGTGCTACGACCTGAAGTACGGTTTTAGAGACTACCGCGGCGGTGGACGCAGTTCCGCCCGCGAAACCATCGGCCGTGTTGCCGCTGGCGCCGTAGCCAAGAAGCTCTTGAAGCAGGTGGCAGGAACCGAAATCATCGCCTGGGTCAACTCCATCGGCGAAGTGGACTGCGGCCCCCTGGACCTGAACACCCTGACCCTGGAACAGATCGAAGCCTCTCCCGTCCGCTGCCCGGATCCCGCCGCCAGCGCCAAGATGGAAGAAGTGGTCATGGACGCCCGCACCAAATGCGACAGCGTAGGCGGAACCGTCTGCCTGCTGGTCAAGAATCCGCCGGTCGCCCTGGGCGAACCGGTTTTCGACCGCCTGGATGCCCTGCTGGCCCAGGCCATGCTCTCCATTCCCGCCAGCAAGGGTTTCGAGATCGGTAGCGGTTTTGCCGCCGCCCGCATGCACGGCAGCGAACACAACGACGAACTGTTCTTCGACGGTCACAACTACCACACCAAGACCAACAACGCAGGCGGTTCCCTGGGTGGCATCAGCAACGGCGAACCCATTTACTGCAAGGTGGCCTTCAAGCCCACCGCCACCATCAGCCAGAACCAGAACACGGCCGGCCGCGGTGGCGAAAACGGTCAGCTTCTGGCCAAAGGCCGTCACGACCCCTGCGTGGCAGTCCGCGCTCCGGTGATTGTCGAAAGCATGGCCGCCCTGGTCCTGGCCGACCTGTTCCTGCAGCAAAAGAGACACTGTCTATAG
- a CDS encoding TrkA family potassium uptake protein, translating into MASKQFVVIGLGNTGYFLARHLTALGHDVMVVDPSPEKIQDISNQVAQAVVADGTRKKQLQSLPLAKVDSVICCIGEDLQASLLTVLNLRELGVKHIIAKSSSPAHTTILEKLGVADIFHPERDMAISLAERLNRPNMLDYLPFMEGFSIVEIACPESFWGKTLKDLSLTHKYGIQVIAIRDPLEPTPKIGNIADYPLKENDVLLVIGSNEALDKFKA; encoded by the coding sequence ATGGCTTCTAAACAATTTGTAGTTATCGGCCTGGGTAACACCGGCTATTTCCTGGCCCGTCACCTGACTGCACTCGGTCACGATGTGATGGTTGTGGACCCCAGCCCCGAAAAGATCCAGGACATCTCTAACCAGGTGGCCCAGGCAGTTGTTGCCGACGGCACCCGCAAAAAGCAGCTCCAGTCCCTGCCCCTCGCCAAGGTGGACAGCGTCATCTGCTGTATCGGCGAAGACCTCCAGGCCTCCCTCCTCACCGTCCTGAACCTCCGCGAACTGGGCGTCAAGCACATTATCGCCAAGTCCAGTAGCCCCGCCCACACCACCATTCTCGAAAAGCTGGGCGTCGCCGACATTTTCCACCCGGAACGCGACATGGCCATTTCCCTGGCCGAACGTCTCAACCGCCCCAACATGCTGGACTACCTGCCCTTCATGGAAGGTTTCTCCATCGTGGAAATCGCCTGCCCCGAATCCTTCTGGGGTAAGACCCTCAAGGACTTGAGCCTCACCCACAAGTACGGCATCCAGGTGATTGCCATCCGCGACCCCCTGGAACCCACTCCCAAGATCGGTAACATCGCCGACTACCCCCTCAAGGAAAACGACGTGCTCCTGGTCATCGGCTCCAACGAAGCCCTGGACAAGTTCAAGGCTTAA
- a CDS encoding NADH peroxidase, with protein sequence MKVWKCKVCGYIHMGEEAPEVCPLCKAKKAAFVCEGESAATAASNGAKVVKTVFADEHKVGIAQGLDPEVVQGLRENFNGECCEVGMYLAMSRQADREGYPEVAEAYKRIAFEEAEHAAKFAELLGEVVHADTKMNLQLRVAAEAGATEGKLALAKRAKELNYDAIHDTVHEMCKDEARHGGAFEGLLNRYFSK encoded by the coding sequence ATGAAGGTTTGGAAGTGCAAGGTTTGCGGATACATCCACATGGGTGAAGAAGCTCCGGAAGTATGCCCCCTCTGCAAGGCTAAGAAGGCCGCTTTCGTTTGCGAAGGCGAATCTGCAGCAACTGCCGCCTCTAACGGCGCAAAGGTCGTAAAGACTGTTTTCGCTGACGAACACAAGGTGGGTATCGCCCAGGGTCTGGATCCCGAAGTGGTGCAGGGTCTTCGCGAAAACTTTAACGGTGAATGCTGCGAAGTGGGTATGTACCTTGCCATGAGCCGTCAGGCTGATCGCGAAGGCTACCCCGAAGTGGCTGAAGCCTACAAGCGCATCGCTTTCGAAGAAGCCGAACACGCCGCAAAGTTTGCTGAACTCCTTGGTGAAGTGGTTCACGCCGACACCAAGATGAACCTCCAGCTCCGCGTTGCTGCAGAAGCCGGCGCAACCGAAGGCAAGCTGGCTCTCGCCAAGCGCGCCAAGGAACTGAACTACGACGCTATCCACGACACCGTCCACGAAATGTGCAAGGACGAGGCACGTCACGGTGGCGCTTTCGAAGGTCTCCTGAACCGTTATTTCAGCAAGTAA
- a CDS encoding Fur family transcriptional regulator — protein sequence MKQTADILTSKGIRPSVQRVTVLHYLRGVKTHPTVDTIYQDLLPENPSLSRTTVYNTLQLLSDNGLVLTLDFGEGYLRYDADCSPHCHFKCKCCGNVFDLMSPPPDCSTMLPQGFNLSAVQLSLFGTCPKCSGH from the coding sequence ATGAAGCAGACTGCAGATATTCTGACTAGCAAAGGCATTCGCCCCTCTGTGCAGCGGGTGACTGTGCTTCATTACCTGCGGGGCGTAAAGACTCACCCTACAGTTGATACCATCTATCAGGACTTGTTGCCTGAAAACCCTTCGCTGTCCCGCACTACGGTGTACAATACGCTGCAGTTGCTTAGCGATAATGGGCTGGTGCTTACTCTTGACTTTGGCGAGGGCTACCTGCGTTACGACGCCGACTGCAGCCCCCATTGCCATTTCAAGTGCAAGTGCTGCGGCAATGTCTTTGACCTGATGTCGCCTCCGCCGGACTGTTCGACCATGCTGCCCCAGGGCTTTAACCTGAGTGCGGTGCAGTTGAGCCTGTTCGGTACCTGCCCGAAGTGTTCAGGGCACTAG